Proteins encoded by one window of Primulina huaijiensis isolate GDHJ02 chromosome 1, ASM1229523v2, whole genome shotgun sequence:
- the LOC140975754 gene encoding dehydrodolichyl diphosphate synthase CPT3-like, producing the protein MEMDNNKESLVGRLFGSSIGYMRRFIFSVLSVGPIPNHLAFILDGNRRYARKWNLGEGKGHRAGFLSLMSLMKYCYELGVKYVTIYAFSIDNFKRRPDEVQSVMDLMLEKIEGLLKEENIVNQYGVRVYFIGDLNLLSETVRLAAEKAMKATSNNDKSILLICVAYTSTDEIVHAAQESCEDKWHEVQSRMKTNDAQNGENGKGKLGENHVIKLADIERNMYMGVAPDPDILIRSSGETRLSNFLLWQTSNCLLYSPKALWPEVGLHHLVWAVLNFQRVHTELQKRRRQL; encoded by the coding sequence ATGGAAATGGACAACAATAAGGAAAGTCTTGTTGGCAGGTTGTTTGGAAGTTCCATAGGCTACATGCGAAGATTTATTTTTAGTGTTCTTTCTGTCGGTCCAATTCCAAATCACCTGGCCTTTATTTTAGATGGAAATCGAAGATATGCCAGGAAGTGGAATCTTGGAGAAGGAAAGGGCCATAGAGCCGGTTTTTTGTCTCTCATGTCTTTGATGAAATACTGCTACGAATTGGGTGTGAAATACGTGACCATATATGCATTTAGCATCGACAATTTCAAAAGAAGGCCTGACGAAGTTCAGAGTGTGATGGATTTGATGCTCGAGAAAATCGAAGGTTTGCTCAAGGAAGAAAATATAGTGAACCAATATGGGGTGAGGGTATATTTCATCGGGGACTTGAATCTTTTAAGTGAAACTGTAAGACTTGCCGCTGAAAAGGCCATGAAAGCCACATCTAATAATGACAAAAGCATTCTCCTTATTTGTGTGGCCTatacttcaactgatgaaattgTGCATGCTGCTCAAGAATCTTGCGAAGATAAGTGGCATGAGGTTCAATCTAGAATGAAAACGAATGATGCCCAAAATGGTGAGAATGGTAAGGGAAAACTTGGGGAAAACCATGTTATAAAGCTTGCAGATATCGAGAGAAACATGTACATGGGAGTGGCACCTGATCCTGATATTTTGATCCGTTCCTCAGGCGAGACTCGACTAAGCAACTTTCTGCTTTGGCAGACTTCAAACTGCCTTTTGTATTCCCCCAAAGCATTGTGGCCGGAGGTTGGCTTACACCATTTAGTGTGGGCTGTACTGAACTTCCAGAGAGTCCATACTGAACTGCAGAAGAGAAGGAGGCAGCTGTGA
- the LOC140975781 gene encoding probable L-type lectin-domain containing receptor kinase S.5 — protein MVNLIIAAIAIILSCLSTIGAEAQKLRTFQRQYGPFNQTHFGIFEVVRPATISNDALQVTPDSASPDFNMTYNSGRIILKQSFKLWDGNNTASFNTSFLVNVYRPQNDTPGEGVAFVIAPDLLLPHNSFGEFLGLTNSSTDGNATNKIVAVELDTFKQSFDPDDNHVGVDLNSVRSVKTEPLTPHNITIAPMGARFYNVWIDYDGNRKVIEVYMAEQPTKNGPTPAKPGSPILWVDNLDLREQVNQYSYFGFSASTGNASELNCVLRWNLTVHYFPEEKSKWMIIVVGAGVPALVLLLVGAAWFGYCLHKKQMANSKRSLVGALKSLPGTPREFRYRDLKKATHHFDGKNKLGEGGYGVVYRGFLAKEDLEIAVKCFSRGNIEGEDDFLAELTIINRLRHKHLVKLLGWCHKNGKLLLVYDYMPNGSLDKHLFVGPNVEPLEWNVRFKIISGVASALHYLHNEYEQRVVHRDLKASNIMLDSNFNARLGDFGLARALENEKTSYAEAQGVLGTMGYIAPECFHTGKATQQSDVYAFGAVCLEVVCGRRPGSKIDRYNLLVDWVWSLHRERRLLEAVDPGLGENYVAEEAERLLLLGLACSHPDANERPKTQAIFQMIISGTMPVPEVPPFRPAFVWPAAGPIDLDSSSVFSTSQYLSKESYTGNTDSLV, from the exons ATGGTGAATCTGATAATCGCCGCAATAGCTATAATACTCTCTTGCCTTTCGACCATTGGTGCTGAAGCTCAGAAGCTCAGAACATTCCAGCGCCAATACGGCCCTTTTAACCAGACACACTTCGGAATCTTTGAGGTTGTCAGGCCTGCCACTATCAGCAACGATGCTCTCCAGGTGACACCTGACTCGGCTTCTCCTGATTTCAATATGACTTACAATTCAGGCCGTATCATCTTGAAGCAGTCTTTCAAGCTGTGGGATGGAAATAACACCGCATCTTTCAACACTTCTTTTCTCGTTAACGTCTACCGGCCCCAAAACGACACCCCCGGCGAAGGCGTAGCCTTCGTCATCGCCCCTGATCTGTTGCTGCCTCATAATAGCTTTGGGGAGTTTCTGGGTCTGACGAATTCGTCCACTGATGGGAACGCCACGAACAAGATTGTCGCGGTTGAGCTGGACACTTTCAAGCAATCTTTCGATCCGGACGATAATCATGTCGGAGTGGACTTGAACAGTGTCAGATCCGTGAAGACTGAACCTCTCACACCCCACAACATTACGATTGCTCCCATGGGAGCCAGATTTTACAACGTCTGGATCGATTATGACGGTAATCGAAAGGTGATTGAAGTGTACATGGCGGAACAGCCGACGAAAAATGGCCCAACTCCCGCGAAGCCCGGCTCGCCCATCCTATGGGTGGATAACCTGGACCTGAGAGAGCAAGTGAACCAGTACTCGTATTTCGGGTTCTCCGCGTCAACTGGGAACGCGTCAGAGTTGAACTGCGTGCTGCGGTGGAACCTAACCGTTCACTACTTTCCTGAAGAAAAGAGTAAATGGATGATAATCGTAGTGGGTGCCGGAGTTCCGGCACTTGTGCTACTGCTGGTGGGCGCCGCGTGGTTTGGGTATTGTTTGCACAAGAAGCAGATGGCAAATTCGAAGCGAAGTTTGGTGGGGGCATTGAAAAGTTTGCCGGGGACACCACGGGAATTCAGGTACAGGGATTTGAAGAAGGCAACCCATCATTTCGATGGGAAGAATAAGCTTGGGGAGGGAGGATACGGGGTGGTGTACAGAGGGTTTCTGGCTAAGGAGGATTTGGAGATTGCGGTGAAATGCTTCTCCAGAGGGAACATCGAAGGTGAAGACGATTTCTTGGCCGAGCTCACAATCATCAATCGGCTTCGGCACAAGCATCTTGTCAAATTACTTG gatGGTGTCAcaagaatgggaagctgctgtTGGTGTATGATTACATGCCGAATGGAAGTCTGGACAAGCACCTATTCGTAGGACCAAACGTAGAGCCACTCGAATGGAACGTCCGCTTCAAAATTATTTCAGGTGTAGCCTCTGCCCTACACTATCTCCATAACGAGTATGAACAAAGGGTTGTTCACCGCGACCTTAAAGCCAGCAACATCATGCTGGATTCAAACTTCAATGCTCGTCTAGGAGATTTTGGCCTTGCACGAGCATTAGAAAATGAGAAAACCTCTTATGCGGAGGCCCAGGGGGTTTTAGGCACCATGGGGTACATTGCACCCGAATGCTTCCACACAGGAAAAGCTACTCAACAATCAGATGTTTATGCATTTGGGGCAGTCTGTCTTGAAGTAGTGTGTGGCAGACGTCCTGGATCCAAGATTGACAGGTATAATTTGTTGGTGGATTGGGTTTGGTCCTTGCACCGTGAAAGGAGATTGCTCGAGGCTGTGGATCCAGGATTGGGGGAAAACTACGTTGCAGAAGAAGCAGAGAGGCTGCTTCTGTTGGGGCTGGCGTGTTCACATCCGGATGCTAATGAGAGGCCTAAAACACAGGCTATATTTCAGATGATCATATCAGGGACTATGCCTGTGCCTGAGGTGCCACCGTTCAGGCCAGCATTTGTGTGGCCTGCTGCAGGACCGATAGATTTGGATTCGAGTTCGGTTTTTTCCACTTCACAGTACCTCAGCAAGGAGAGCTATACAGGGAACACGGACTCTTTGGTGTAA